A genomic window from Oceanobacillus timonensis includes:
- a CDS encoding zinc dependent phospholipase C family protein, which produces MPNIWTHIFFAEDVCNSLSCDTHRSPYKHTLFLGAQGPDPFFYYRFWPWFSNQKTGQEIGNTLHTKECGPFLLHLITKAMKQADETKAYVMGFITHHLLDRHTHPYIHYRAGYQGSKHQKLETIIDTKWAFRTRKMELWKHPAYAEINVGTTLPASILHLLDESIRTFYPGLSFQIQDIQIAYQDMLAAQKLFADPSGWKNKMLKPFISSYSHRPIDASIDYLNENKTPWLHAATGEVHQESFPELYDDALNDAVSLLPLVTDYWNEGGASVYEQLSRRIGNISYDTGTPLANQDRNRFSVPIV; this is translated from the coding sequence ATGCCAAATATTTGGACACATATTTTTTTCGCAGAAGATGTTTGTAATTCTTTGTCCTGTGATACACATCGTTCTCCATATAAACATACGTTGTTCCTGGGAGCACAGGGTCCTGATCCTTTCTTTTATTATCGATTTTGGCCCTGGTTTTCAAATCAAAAAACCGGACAGGAAATCGGCAACACTTTACATACAAAAGAATGCGGGCCTTTTCTCTTGCATCTGATTACAAAAGCCATGAAACAAGCCGATGAAACAAAGGCTTATGTAATGGGTTTTATCACGCATCATTTACTGGATCGCCATACGCACCCTTATATCCATTATCGTGCTGGCTATCAAGGCAGCAAACATCAAAAACTGGAAACCATCATCGATACAAAGTGGGCCTTCCGCACTCGTAAAATGGAGCTTTGGAAACATCCGGCATATGCTGAAATAAACGTCGGCACTACGTTGCCCGCATCTATTTTACACCTGTTAGATGAAAGTATCCGCACCTTTTATCCCGGATTATCTTTTCAAATACAGGACATCCAAATCGCTTATCAGGACATGCTGGCTGCCCAAAAACTATTTGCGGATCCAAGCGGGTGGAAAAATAAAATGTTAAAGCCTTTTATCAGCTCTTATTCCCATCGGCCTATCGATGCATCTATCGATTATCTGAATGAAAATAAAACCCCCTGGCTGCATGCAGCTACTGGAGAGGTGCACCAGGAAAGTTTTCCAGAATTATACGATGATGCATTAAATGATGCCGTCAGTTTACTTCCACTTGTTACGGATTATTGGAATGAAGGCGGGGCATCTGTTTATGAACAGCTCAGCCGCAGAATCGGCAACATATCATACGATACAGGAACTCCCTTGGCAAACCAGGATAGAAACCGTTTCAGTGTCCCTATTGTGTAA
- a CDS encoding IDEAL domain-containing protein, which produces MKQEKVVYRFFQYVGEPLTARKELAFEDKLIAQFVLDELVFNWNKSHLEERINHAIDTNNHTDFKEYSEAYKQYVWED; this is translated from the coding sequence ATGAAACAAGAAAAAGTCGTTTACCGCTTTTTTCAATATGTAGGCGAGCCGCTAACTGCACGAAAAGAATTAGCATTTGAAGACAAGCTGATTGCACAATTCGTATTAGATGAGCTTGTGTTTAACTGGAACAAATCTCACTTGGAAGAAAGAATCAATCATGCCATTGACACAAATAATCACACAGACTTTAAAGAATATAGTGAAGCTTATAAACAATATGTATGGGAAGATTAA
- a CDS encoding cation diffusion facilitator family transporter, with amino-acid sequence MNNHDENLKTGDKGAWLSIVAYIFLAVMKLFIASIGNSEGLRADGLNNFTDIITSVAVLVGLKIARKPADSVHRYGHYRAESIASLFAAFVMVFIGLQVIFTASQSLYAADYEQPGMLTAWVALFAALIMLGVFNYNLKLSRKVGSSALYAAAMDNRSDAFVSIGVFIGIIGSQFGLFWLDPVVAILVGFIICKTAWDIFKDSTVTLTDGFDYKKLDEMKEDIRTFKNVRDVIDIKGRIHGNQELLDITILVDSTLTVAHSHAITEQIEDYLYQKYGINHALIHIEPYGEDGDSPTLNT; translated from the coding sequence ATGAATAATCATGATGAAAATTTAAAAACCGGTGATAAAGGAGCTTGGCTGAGCATCGTCGCCTATATATTTCTGGCCGTTATGAAGCTTTTTATTGCGTCTATCGGAAATTCGGAAGGGCTGCGTGCAGATGGTTTAAATAACTTTACAGATATTATTACTTCCGTTGCGGTATTAGTAGGATTAAAAATAGCCCGGAAGCCAGCTGACTCCGTTCACCGTTATGGACATTACCGGGCAGAGAGTATTGCTTCTTTATTCGCCGCTTTTGTTATGGTGTTTATTGGCCTGCAAGTTATATTTACTGCCAGCCAATCCCTTTATGCAGCTGATTATGAGCAACCTGGTATGCTGACAGCTTGGGTAGCCTTATTTGCCGCTCTTATCATGCTGGGTGTCTTCAATTATAATTTGAAACTGTCCAGAAAAGTGGGCAGCAGTGCGCTTTATGCCGCTGCAATGGATAATCGTTCCGACGCTTTTGTCAGTATTGGCGTGTTTATCGGGATTATTGGATCACAATTCGGGCTATTCTGGTTGGATCCGGTTGTCGCGATATTGGTTGGATTTATCATTTGTAAAACAGCCTGGGATATTTTTAAAGATTCCACTGTCACATTAACGGATGGCTTTGATTATAAAAAATTAGACGAAATGAAAGAAGACATCCGCACATTTAAAAATGTACGGGATGTCATTGATATTAAAGGGCGTATCCATGGTAACCAAGAGCTTTTAGATATCACTATTTTAGTGGATTCCACACTAACGGTCGCTCACAGTCACGCCATTACAGAACAAATTGAGGACTACCTTTATCAAAAATATGGCATTAATCATGCGTTAATCCATATTGAACCTTATGGAGAAGACGGCGATTCGCCAACTTTAAATACGTAA
- a CDS encoding thiamine pyrophosphate-binding protein: protein MNQKEMTVADAIVKELVKANVDTIFGIVSIHNMPIYEALLEEGSIRIATARGESGAVNMADAYARTTGKLGVVLTSTGAGAGNGAGSLTETWNAGTPLLHITGEVDSDYIGKDLRYIHECKDQQKMMDGASKSSYLLRLPHQITPFMRAAMNDAREVPKGPVTISIPTNFQAQIIPDNQLIESKTKQQNTEVSIPADIIEAIASAKRPIVWTGDGIIHAGASEALTTLVEKIQPAVITSESGKGGMPENHPLCIGNFAATPQVTELLKKSDLLVSIGVRFRETETAEGTLPLPENHIHIDLNPFAFNRNYDTKYGLIGDAKAVLQTINNTLADKETQPDNAYVEEVKTTRTAVRNDLHEMVQPYGEFADIMNKQLPENTILVTDVTMHGYIWGNKLVQIQEPGNYLHMTGGGIGQGLPMAVGAKVAQPEKPVVLIAGDGGFMVNAGEMISAVQEDAPIIVLLFDDGGYGILQYYQEAAYGRQTAVHLQNPDFAMMAKSMGFEAEKATSASEFDNVLAKALASNQSYMIVVDTKAIGHLAYEDSPEYIRSFRPHQ, encoded by the coding sequence ATGAATCAGAAAGAAATGACCGTTGCAGATGCAATTGTAAAAGAACTTGTTAAAGCAAATGTAGATACAATATTTGGAATTGTCAGCATCCATAATATGCCTATTTATGAAGCATTGCTGGAAGAAGGTTCCATCCGAATAGCCACTGCTCGGGGAGAAAGCGGCGCGGTGAATATGGCAGATGCTTATGCACGAACAACGGGTAAATTAGGTGTTGTACTGACTAGTACAGGAGCAGGTGCCGGAAATGGAGCCGGATCCTTAACCGAAACGTGGAATGCAGGAACACCGCTGCTTCATATTACAGGCGAAGTAGATTCCGATTATATCGGAAAAGATTTACGCTATATTCATGAATGTAAAGATCAGCAAAAAATGATGGATGGTGCTAGTAAATCATCTTACTTATTGCGCTTGCCGCATCAGATTACACCATTTATGCGGGCGGCAATGAATGATGCACGGGAAGTTCCCAAAGGCCCGGTGACGATATCGATTCCAACGAATTTTCAAGCACAGATTATTCCAGATAACCAGCTGATTGAATCGAAAACAAAGCAACAAAATACAGAAGTAAGTATACCTGCAGACATAATAGAAGCCATTGCATCTGCTAAAAGACCAATTGTATGGACCGGCGACGGGATTATTCACGCTGGGGCTTCTGAAGCACTAACTACATTGGTTGAAAAAATCCAGCCGGCAGTGATTACAAGCGAATCCGGTAAAGGAGGCATGCCGGAGAATCATCCGCTTTGCATCGGAAATTTCGCCGCTACCCCACAAGTGACAGAGCTTCTTAAAAAATCGGATTTGCTTGTCAGTATCGGAGTCAGATTTCGGGAAACAGAAACGGCAGAAGGCACGCTTCCATTACCGGAAAACCATATTCATATTGATTTAAACCCATTTGCGTTTAACCGAAATTATGATACAAAGTACGGATTAATCGGCGATGCCAAAGCTGTCTTGCAAACCATTAATAACACACTGGCAGACAAAGAAACCCAGCCGGATAACGCGTATGTAGAAGAAGTAAAGACAACCCGGACAGCCGTCCGCAATGATTTACATGAAATGGTTCAGCCTTATGGAGAATTTGCCGATATCATGAACAAGCAATTACCGGAAAATACGATTTTAGTAACTGATGTAACAATGCATGGCTACATATGGGGAAATAAACTGGTCCAAATCCAGGAACCAGGTAATTATTTGCATATGACCGGCGGCGGAATTGGACAGGGCTTGCCTATGGCAGTTGGTGCCAAAGTTGCTCAGCCGGAAAAACCGGTTGTGTTGATAGCTGGTGATGGTGGTTTTATGGTGAACGCAGGAGAAATGATTTCGGCTGTCCAGGAAGATGCACCGATTATTGTTTTACTGTTTGATGATGGCGGCTATGGCATTCTGCAATATTATCAGGAAGCAGCGTATGGCCGGCAGACAGCTGTTCATTTACAGAACCCTGATTTTGCTATGATGGCAAAATCGATGGGATTTGAAGCGGAAAAAGCAACATCTGCCAGTGAATTTGATAACGTGTTGGCAAAGGCTCTTGCAAGTAACCAATCCTATATGATTGTTGTGGATACGAAGGCGATTGGTCATTTGGCATATGAAGATTCTCCGGAATATATCCGTTCATTTCGTCCACATCAATAG
- the map gene encoding type I methionyl aminopeptidase, producing the protein MITRKSKREVQQMQDAADLLVATHKEIANRIKPGVTTLELDAFVEKFLEEHGATPEQKGYNGYPYAICASLNDEICHGFPTDRPLEDGDILTVDMVVNLDGGLADSAWTYAVGNVDEKGQKLIEVTKEALYKGIAQAKHGNRLGDIGHAIQSYAEAEGFSVVRDFTGHGIGPTIHEDPHVPHYGLPNKGTRLKEGMVITIEPMINEGDWHSKMDDNGWTARTVDKGRSAQFEHQIVITKDDAIILTDQDK; encoded by the coding sequence ATGATTACCAGAAAAAGTAAAAGAGAAGTACAACAAATGCAAGATGCGGCAGATTTGCTTGTCGCTACACATAAAGAAATTGCAAACCGGATTAAGCCGGGTGTAACGACGTTGGAATTAGATGCATTTGTGGAGAAGTTTTTGGAAGAGCATGGTGCAACACCGGAACAAAAAGGCTATAACGGTTATCCGTATGCAATTTGCGCTTCTCTAAATGATGAAATTTGCCATGGTTTTCCGACAGACAGACCATTAGAAGATGGAGATATCCTGACGGTCGATATGGTTGTTAACTTAGATGGAGGTTTAGCTGACTCTGCATGGACCTATGCTGTTGGGAATGTAGATGAAAAAGGACAGAAGTTGATTGAAGTAACCAAAGAAGCATTATATAAAGGAATTGCCCAGGCAAAACATGGTAACCGCCTTGGAGATATTGGCCACGCGATTCAGTCTTATGCTGAAGCAGAAGGATTTTCGGTTGTTCGTGATTTCACTGGTCATGGAATCGGACCTACGATTCATGAAGACCCGCATGTTCCCCATTATGGGTTGCCAAATAAAGGAACCCGTTTAAAGGAAGGCATGGTTATTACGATAGAGCCAATGATAAATGAAGGTGATTGGCACAGCAAAATGGATGATAACGGCTGGACAGCCAGAACGGTTGATAAAGGACGCTCTGCACAGTTTGAACATCAAATCGTTATCACAAAAGATGATGCAATCATTTTGACAGATCAAGATAAATAA
- the fumC gene encoding class II fumarate hydratase, producing MDYRIEKDTIGEINVPADKFWGAQTQRSKQNFPIGQETMPVEIIKAFAILKRSTAVANFELGLMEEEKAEAIKYAADQVLADKLNEHFPLVVWQTGSGTQSNMNVNEVLAYVGNEWLKDKGSELKLHPNDDVNKSQSSNDTYPTAMHVAAVLKLEDTVLPAVKQLANTLEEKQQKFADIVKIGRTHLQDATPLTLGQEISGWHRMLEKSYTMIKESNAHLRELAIGGTAVGTGLNAHPDFSEKVCKAISAYTGKTFISAENKFHALTSHDETVYAHGALKGLAADMMKIANDVRWLASGPRCGIGEIAIPANEPGSSIMPGKVNPTQSEAVTMVAAQVMGNDATIGFAASQGNFELNVFKPVIAYNFLQSSQLLADSIMSFDERCAAGIEANLENIEKNLRDSLMLVTALNPHIGYENAAKIAKTAFADNATLKDTAVKLGLLTAEQFDAYVKPEEMTHPK from the coding sequence ATGGATTATCGTATAGAAAAAGATACTATTGGGGAAATCAATGTACCGGCAGACAAATTTTGGGGAGCACAAACACAGCGCAGTAAGCAGAACTTCCCGATTGGTCAGGAAACCATGCCTGTCGAAATCATTAAAGCGTTTGCAATTCTGAAAAGAAGTACAGCGGTTGCTAACTTTGAATTGGGCTTAATGGAAGAAGAAAAAGCAGAAGCTATTAAGTATGCTGCAGACCAAGTATTAGCAGATAAATTAAACGAGCATTTTCCATTAGTCGTTTGGCAAACAGGAAGCGGTACACAATCCAATATGAATGTCAATGAAGTATTGGCGTATGTTGGAAATGAGTGGCTCAAAGACAAGGGCAGCGAATTAAAACTTCATCCCAATGATGATGTAAACAAGTCGCAGAGTTCTAATGATACATATCCTACTGCTATGCATGTAGCAGCTGTATTAAAGCTCGAAGACACTGTTCTTCCTGCAGTGAAGCAACTCGCAAATACACTGGAAGAAAAGCAGCAGAAGTTCGCTGACATTGTTAAAATCGGACGTACCCATTTGCAGGATGCAACGCCATTGACGTTAGGACAAGAAATCAGCGGCTGGCACCGCATGTTGGAGAAGTCCTATACCATGATTAAAGAAAGCAATGCGCATCTGCGTGAACTGGCTATTGGCGGAACAGCAGTAGGAACCGGTTTAAACGCTCATCCGGATTTTTCGGAAAAGGTATGTAAAGCTATTTCAGCATATACTGGAAAAACATTTATCTCTGCTGAAAATAAATTTCATGCATTGACGAGCCATGATGAAACGGTATATGCACATGGTGCTTTAAAAGGATTAGCAGCAGATATGATGAAGATTGCGAATGATGTACGCTGGTTAGCAAGCGGTCCACGCTGCGGAATTGGAGAAATTGCCATCCCGGCAAATGAACCAGGAAGTTCTATCATGCCTGGGAAAGTCAATCCGACACAGAGCGAAGCAGTGACCATGGTTGCTGCACAGGTAATGGGAAATGATGCCACGATTGGTTTTGCAGCGAGCCAAGGGAACTTTGAGTTAAATGTATTCAAGCCGGTGATTGCATATAATTTCTTGCAATCCAGCCAATTATTAGCGGACAGTATAATGTCCTTTGACGAACGTTGTGCTGCCGGAATTGAAGCAAACTTAGAAAATATCGAAAAGAACTTGCGGGATTCCTTGATGCTGGTAACGGCATTAAATCCGCATATTGGCTATGAAAATGCAGCCAAAATTGCCAAAACCGCATTTGCGGATAATGCTACGTTAAAAGATACAGCAGTTAAACTGGGATTATTAACAGCAGAACAATTTGATGCGTATGTCAAACCGGAAGAAATGACACATCCAAAATAA
- a CDS encoding MFS transporter translates to MDAKSKKKIQRSWMMYDFGNSAFATTIMAAVLPVYYSSVAASGLEGHLATSYWGYSQSISVLIVAILAPILGAISDFSAAKKKFLRFFAFMGIIASILMIFISEGDYLLASLLFIIGSIGFSGGNIFYDGFLPEIADKEEIDKVSSGGFAYGYIGGGILLAVNVMMILKPSWFGIANTEWASRISLASVGIWWLVFTIPLLKNLKEEKKEKEERTKSYISIGFSRVGNTFREIKRFKQLLIFLLAFWLYNDGISTIIRMATVYGSEIGIGQNDLIVALLITQFVGIPFTFFFGWLATKITAKKALFITLYVYLGIVIIGYFMNTALHFYILAIIVGMVQGGAQSLSRSIFGRMIPTGKHAEFFGFYGISSKFAAVIGPFIFALIGQLTGNSRLGILSLIFFFIIGIVLLKFVDIDKGIEEAKNASNKKEEVDVRPQ, encoded by the coding sequence GTGGACGCAAAATCGAAAAAGAAAATACAGCGCAGTTGGATGATGTATGATTTTGGGAATTCTGCTTTTGCGACAACAATCATGGCTGCTGTACTTCCAGTATATTATTCATCAGTTGCTGCATCTGGATTGGAAGGGCATTTAGCGACAAGCTACTGGGGCTATTCGCAATCTATTTCGGTACTTATTGTAGCAATCCTGGCACCAATTCTAGGTGCAATCAGTGATTTTTCAGCAGCAAAGAAAAAGTTTCTCCGATTTTTTGCATTTATGGGTATTATTGCGAGTATTTTAATGATATTTATCAGTGAAGGAGATTATCTGCTTGCTTCCCTATTGTTTATTATAGGTTCAATTGGATTCTCTGGCGGGAATATATTCTATGATGGATTTTTGCCGGAAATCGCTGATAAGGAAGAGATAGATAAAGTATCTTCCGGCGGTTTCGCATACGGTTATATTGGCGGAGGAATTCTGCTGGCTGTGAATGTGATGATGATATTAAAACCATCGTGGTTCGGAATTGCCAATACAGAATGGGCAAGCCGTATTTCACTTGCATCAGTCGGGATCTGGTGGCTGGTATTTACGATTCCGCTGCTGAAAAATTTGAAAGAAGAGAAAAAAGAGAAGGAAGAGCGGACGAAATCATATATTTCCATCGGGTTCTCCAGAGTTGGCAACACTTTTCGGGAAATAAAACGGTTTAAGCAGCTGCTTATTTTCCTGCTGGCTTTTTGGCTTTATAATGATGGTATTTCAACAATTATCCGCATGGCAACGGTATACGGAAGTGAAATCGGTATCGGTCAAAATGATCTGATTGTTGCTTTATTAATTACCCAATTTGTCGGCATTCCGTTTACATTCTTTTTTGGGTGGCTGGCAACAAAAATAACAGCGAAAAAAGCGTTATTTATCACCTTATATGTGTATTTAGGCATTGTTATTATTGGCTATTTTATGAATACAGCACTTCATTTTTATATATTAGCTATTATTGTAGGGATGGTTCAGGGAGGAGCACAATCATTGAGCCGTTCCATTTTCGGACGAATGATTCCGACTGGCAAACACGCGGAGTTTTTTGGATTTTATGGTATTTCTTCCAAGTTCGCTGCTGTTATCGGCCCATTTATATTTGCGTTGATTGGCCAGTTGACGGGGAACAGTCGCTTAGGAATCCTTTCTCTTATTTTCTTCTTTATTATCGGAATAGTTCTTTTGAAATTTGTAGATATTGATAAAGGAATAGAAGAAGCGAAAAACGCTTCGAATAAAAAAGAGGAAGTCGATGTACGTCCGCAATAA
- a CDS encoding ABC transporter ATP-binding protein, giving the protein MIEISEINKSFDGNHKIIEDLSLVIPDGKIIGFLGPNGAGKSTTINMMTGILPIDDGTITLNGIDIEKYPLQAKQVFGFVPDRSDIFLRLKGLEYLNFIADMYQVPEDVRKERIAYYTEQFSIDHALGNYIQSYSHGMRQKIMVTSVLLHDPDIWILDEPLTGLDPKSSYALKQMMREHADRGNTVFFSSHGLEVVEQLCDEVAIINHGRLLFYGTIEELQSEYHTDQSLENVFLELTNDA; this is encoded by the coding sequence ATGATAGAAATTTCCGAAATTAATAAAAGCTTTGATGGTAATCATAAAATTATTGAAGATCTATCCTTGGTGATACCTGATGGGAAAATTATCGGCTTTCTCGGTCCCAATGGTGCTGGTAAATCTACGACGATTAATATGATGACCGGTATTCTGCCCATTGATGACGGGACCATTACCTTAAATGGGATTGATATTGAAAAATATCCGTTACAAGCAAAACAGGTTTTCGGCTTTGTGCCTGATCGTTCCGATATTTTCCTGAGATTGAAAGGGCTGGAATACCTAAACTTCATTGCGGATATGTATCAAGTACCTGAAGATGTACGAAAAGAAAGAATAGCATATTATACGGAACAGTTTTCCATCGATCACGCACTCGGAAATTATATTCAAAGCTACTCTCATGGTATGCGCCAAAAAATAATGGTTACATCTGTGCTATTGCATGATCCGGATATTTGGATTTTAGATGAACCGTTAACCGGTCTTGACCCGAAATCTTCCTATGCCTTAAAACAAATGATGCGGGAACATGCAGATCGAGGGAACACGGTTTTCTTTTCCAGTCATGGCCTCGAGGTTGTAGAACAGCTCTGTGATGAAGTAGCGATTATTAATCATGGCAGGCTTTTATTTTACGGTACGATAGAGGAATTACAATCTGAGTATCATACAGACCAGTCGCTTGAAAATGTGTTTTTGGAGCTGACCAATGATGCGTAA
- the nhaC gene encoding Na+/H+ antiporter NhaC, with translation MNSIKAKHHPSLIGSIIFLFMIVVIISLFMIGLETAPHVPILIGIFILIGYGLWNKISYPSLQDAMALGAGSAMGAVFLFFVIGILISSWIISGTIPVLMMTGLSIISTTWFYAVVFAITGIIGISLGSSLTTTATVGVALLGMAGAMDASIAITAGAIVSGAFFGDKMSPLSDTTNLASTIVGVDLFEHIKHISLTTIPAFIISFIIFAILSPNESHAGNNIAQYQEALQATGLIHWSSWIPLIVLIICTVFKISAFLSMSISSIIASIFAIVVNQFPLTAIPGIWFGGYIGSSDFDPVNELLTRGGLEGMFFTITLVLLALSFGGLLFVTGIFPVILQALQTRLRRTRSIITSTAFTAIGVNVFIGEQYLSILLTGETFQQIYERAGLTKKALSRTLEDAGTVINPLVPWSVCGVFIADVLGVPVLTYLPFAFFCLLSPIITIIFGARTAKK, from the coding sequence ATGAATTCAATCAAGGCAAAACATCATCCCTCATTAATTGGTTCAATCATTTTTCTTTTCATGATTGTAGTGATTATCAGCTTGTTTATGATTGGTCTCGAAACAGCACCGCACGTACCTATTCTTATCGGAATTTTCATTCTGATCGGCTATGGTTTATGGAATAAAATCAGTTATCCATCTCTGCAGGACGCGATGGCTCTGGGTGCCGGTTCAGCTATGGGAGCAGTATTCTTGTTCTTTGTTATCGGTATTTTAATCAGCAGCTGGATAATCAGTGGAACGATCCCTGTGCTGATGATGACAGGATTGTCTATTATTTCAACGACCTGGTTCTATGCCGTTGTCTTTGCCATTACAGGGATCATCGGGATTTCTTTAGGAAGTTCCCTGACCACGACAGCCACAGTTGGAGTAGCATTATTAGGAATGGCTGGTGCAATGGATGCTTCGATAGCTATAACAGCCGGAGCAATTGTTTCCGGAGCGTTTTTCGGAGATAAAATGTCACCATTGTCGGATACAACGAATCTTGCTTCCACGATTGTTGGGGTTGATTTATTTGAGCATATTAAACATATCAGTTTAACGACGATCCCTGCATTTATTATATCTTTTATTATTTTTGCGATATTATCGCCCAATGAATCCCATGCAGGCAATAATATTGCACAATACCAGGAAGCATTACAAGCTACAGGCCTGATACATTGGAGTTCTTGGATTCCATTAATCGTTTTAATCATTTGTACCGTTTTTAAAATTTCTGCTTTCTTATCAATGTCCATCAGCAGTATCATTGCCAGTATTTTTGCGATTGTTGTGAATCAATTTCCATTAACAGCTATTCCAGGCATCTGGTTCGGCGGATATATCGGAAGTTCTGATTTTGACCCTGTTAATGAATTGCTTACAAGAGGCGGTCTGGAAGGGATGTTTTTCACGATTACCCTTGTGCTTCTCGCTTTAAGTTTTGGCGGATTATTATTCGTGACAGGAATTTTTCCGGTAATCTTACAAGCACTTCAAACCAGACTGAGACGAACCAGATCGATTATTACTTCCACCGCCTTTACAGCAATTGGTGTGAATGTTTTCATCGGCGAACAATATTTATCCATTCTGTTAACCGGAGAAACATTTCAGCAAATCTATGAACGGGCAGGATTAACAAAGAAAGCTTTATCCCGAACGTTAGAGGATGCAGGAACAGTGATTAACCCGCTTGTCCCTTGGAGTGTATGCGGCGTATTTATCGCAGACGTCTTAGGTGTCCCTGTCCTGACTTACTTGCCATTTGCATTTTTCTGTCTGTTAAGCCCAATAATTACGATTATATTCGGTGCCAGAACTGCAAAAAAATAA